Below is a genomic region from Diabrotica undecimpunctata isolate CICGRU chromosome 7, icDiaUnde3, whole genome shotgun sequence.
TTGGATGATATTGTGTATTTAACCTCTTCTGTTGTTTTATCTGTACCTTGATCTGAAATTCATCGAAATGTACAGTCCGATTATCATTACATAAATTTACGGTATAACTGCACCATTCTTTGAGTTTTCGCTGGTATAAATTTACCATGGTTGGAATGTGATGGTGCCGCTGGCAAGTCGAAATTGCAATGCCAATTCTAATAGTACTGCTTGTGAAGTAGAGGTGGctttatttaactttataaatatCCAAATAACGAAATGATCAATATGActttaaaaatatgaaattttcacTACCATTTTAAATGCATTATAAAAAAAGATTACATTTTTCATATGTTTTATTGGTAAATATTTAGTTGACTATCGTAAATATGAGGTCTATGTACACTAAATTGAAAATCTAGTTTGTTAACTAATCCCATCTATATATTGGTCCAGGAGTGATCCTTTTGGCAACTTCGCCTTTTTCACCAGATTCAATTTGTTTTGGATTAGGTGCAATAACTTCCGGAGGAGACACTTCACGTCTTGCATCTCttgaataataataattagtATTAAGTTTGTGAGCAGGTCCATCTGGTAAAACCGGTGGAGGTGGTGATCTTGAAGCTAAAGCATCTTGAAACCTAAAATATAAATGAAACACCATGACAAATGAAGATTTAAAATCATTGTACATTTTGCATCTGATTTTAATATTAACTGAAATTCTTCTTCACATGTTAAAACTTCATAAATAAATTCTTTGTTAATTTCATCAGTCCATGTTTTTCCTGGACTACATGGTAATATTGCGGTCcttatattttccttattttagtattatttatttcACCATTTATTTGTCGTTTTCGAATTTGTCGAG
It encodes:
- the LOC140445568 gene encoding NADH dehydrogenase [ubiquinone] 1 alpha subcomplex subunit 7-like, with the translated sequence MPNVPKIRIHDVNPFMQTIRNFLLGRKHTLALRFQDALASRSPPPPVLPDGPAHKLNTNYYYSRDARREVSPPEVIAPNPKQIESGEKGEVAKRITPGPIYRWD